Below is a window of Vulpes vulpes isolate BD-2025 chromosome 5, VulVul3, whole genome shotgun sequence DNA.
CCAGCCCTTCCCGCCCCGAGACCACCCTCTCCACTCAAACGTCTGCCTCCAGCACATCCTCGGTGACACCCACCTCCCATCTCGTCATCAGTCCAACGCAACACCCGACCCCCTCTCCCCATTCCACTGCCAGACACACTGGAACCCCATCCTCATCTCCCCACAGACCCGGCACAGGCACACAGCCCACGCACACCACACCCCTACTGACACGGACCACCGCCACCCCTACCTCGGTCAGCACAGTCAACACCTCCACCTCCCCACGGTCACATCCAACATCACCCATCCACCAGGAGGCATCTTCCGCCCATCCCACCACCATCTCCAACCACGCTCCGAGGACAGTGACCACGACCTCCTGGACTCACTCAGCAGTGACCAGCGAGCCGCACACGGCCCACAACTCTCACGCTGCATCCTCACCTGCTGTCCCCACCAGCACAGTCCACACCACAGGTCCCCCTACCGGGACATCCTTCCGGACTACAACCGCCTTCCCCAGCCCTTCCCGCCCCGAGACCACCTTCTCCACTCACACGTCTGCCTCCAGCACATCCTCAGTGACCCCTACCTCCCATCTCGTCATCAGTCCAACGCAACACCCGACACCCTCTCCCCATTCCACTGCCAGACACACTGGAACCCCATCCTCATCTCCCCACAGCCCCAGCACAGGCACACAGCCCACGCACACCACACTCCTACTGACACGGACCACCGCCACACCTACCTCGGTCAGAACAGCCAGAACCTCCACGACCCGACAGTCATATCCATCAGCACCCATTCACCAGGAGGCCTCTTCAACCCACTCCAGCACCACCTCCAACCAGACTCCGAGGACGGGATTCACAACCTCCCCGACTCACTCAGCAACGGCCAGCAAGTCACACACGCCCCACACGCTCCAAACGTCTCATTCAGCGCCCACACCTTCTGTCCCTACCAAAACCACACACACCACAGGTCCACCGTCGGGAACATCCTTCCGGACCACCACAGCCTTCCCCAGCCCGTCAAGCCCCGAGACCACCATCTCCTCCCACGCGTCCGCCTCCACCACGTCTTCGGTGACCAGCACCTCCCATCTGGTCATCAGCCCAACACACCAACcgaccccctctccccactccactgCCAGACACACTGGAACCCCACCATCAGCTCCCCACAGCCCCGGCACAGGCACACAGGCCACGCACACAAAACCCCCATTGACGCGGACCACCGCCACCCCTACCTCGGTCAGCACAGTCAACACCTCCACCTCCCCACGGTCACATCCAACATCACCCATCCACCAGGAGGCATCTTCCGCCCATCCCACCACCATCTCCAACCACGCTCCGAGGACAGTGACCACGACCTCCTGGACTCGCTCAGCAGTGACGAGCAAGCCGCACACTCCCCACACCTCTCACGCTGCATCCTCGCCTGCTGTCCCCACCAGCACAGTCCACACCACAGGTCCCCCTACCGGGACATCCTTCCAGACTACCACCTCCTTCCACAGCCCTTCCCGCCCCAAGACCACCCTCTCCACTCAAACGTCTGCCTCCAGCACATCCTCGGTGACCCCCACCTCCCATCTTGTCATCAGTCCAACGCAACACCCGACACCCTCTCCCCATTCCACTGCCAGACACACTGGAACCCCATCCTCATCTCCCCACAGCCCCAGCACAGGCACACAGCCCACGCACACCACACCCATACTGACACGGACCACCTCCACCCCTACCTCGGTCAGCACAGTCAAAACCTCCACCTCCCCACGGTCACGTCCAACATCACCCATCCACCAGGAGGCCTCTTCAACCCACTCCAGCACCACCTCCAACCAGACTCCGAAGACGGGATTCGCAACCTCCCCGACTCACTCAGCAACGTCCAGCAAGTCACACACGCCCCACACGCTCCAAACGTCTCATTCAGCACCAACACCTTCTGTCCCTACCAAAACCACACACACCACAGGTCCACCGTCGGGAACATCCTTCCGGACCACCACAGCCTTCCCCAGCCCGTCAAGCCCCGAGACCACCATCTCCTCCTACGTGTCCGCCTCCACCACGTCTTCAGTGACCAGCACCTCCCATCTGGTCATCAGCCCAACACACCAACAgaccccttctccccactccacTGCCAGACACACTGGAACCCCACCCTCATCTCCCCACAGACCCGGCACAGGCACACAGCCCACGCACACCACACCCCTACTGACACGGACCACAGCCACCCCTACCTCCGTCAGCACAGTCAAAACCTCCACCTCCCCACGGTCACATCCAACATCACCCATCCACCAGGAGGCATCTTCCGCCCATCCCACCACCATCTCCAAACAGGCTCCGAAGACAGTGACCACGACTTCCTGGACTCGCTCAGCAGTGACCAGAGAGCCGCACACGGCCCACAACTCTCACGCTGCATCCTCACCTGCTGTCCCCACCAGCACAGTCCACACCACAGGTCCCCCTACCGGGACATCCTTCCGGACTACAACCGCCTTCCCCAGCCCTTCCCGCCCCAAGACCACCCTCTCCACTCACACGTCTGCCTCCAGCACATCCTCAGTGACCCCTACCTCCCATCTCGTCATCAGTCCAACACACCAACcgaccccctctccccactccactgCCAGACACACTGGAACCCCACCCTCATCTCCCCATAGCCCCAGCACAGGCACACAGCCCACGCACACCACACCCCTACTGACACGGACCACGGCCACCCCTACCTCCGTCAGCACAGTCAAAACCTCCACCTCCCGAGGGTCACATCCAACATCACCCATCCACCAGGAGGCCTCCTCAACCCACTCCAGCACCACTTCCAACCAGACTCCGAGGACGGGATTCGCAACCCCCACGACTCACTCCGCAACGGCCAGCAAGTCACACACGCCCCACACGCTCCAAACGTCTCACTCAGCGCCCACACCTTCTGTCCCTACCAAAACCACGCACACCACAGGTCCACTGTCAGGGACATCCTTCCGGACCACCACAGACTTCCCCAGCCCGTCCCACCCCGAGACCACCATCTCCTCCCACGCGTCCGCCTCCACCACGTCTTCGGTGACCAGCACCTCCCATCTGGTCATCAGCCCAACACACCAACcgaccccctctccccactccactgCCAGACACACTGGAACCCCACCATCAGCTCCCCACAGCCCCGGCACAGGCACACAGGCCACGCACACAAAACCCCCATTGACATGGACCACCGCCACCCCTACCTCGGTCAGCACAGTCAACACCTCCACCTCCCCACGGTCACATCCAACATCACCCATCCACCAGGAGGCATCTTCCGCCCATCCCACCACCATCTCCAACCACGCTCCGAGGACAGTGACCACGACCTCCTGGACTCGCTCAGCAGTGACGAGCAAGCCGCACACTCCCCACACCTCTCACGCTGCATCCTCGCCTGCTGTCCCCACCAGCACAGTCCACACCACAGGTCCCCCTACCGGGACATCCTTCCAGACTACCACCTCCTTCCACAGCCCTTCCCGCCCCAAGACCACCCTCTCCACTCAAACGTCTGCCTCCAGCACATCCTCGGTGACCCCCACCTCCCATCTTGTCATCAGTCCAACGCAACACCCGACACCCTCTCCCCATTCCACTGCCAGACACACTGGAACCCCAACCTCATCTCCCCACAGCCCCAGCACAGGCACACAGCCCACGCACACCACACCCATACTGACACGGACCACCTCCACCCCTACCTCGGTCAGCACAGTCAAAACCTCCACCTCCCCACGGTCACATCCAACATCACCCATCCACCAGGAGGCCTCTTCAACCCACTCCAGCACCACCTCCAACCAGACTCCGAAGACGGGATTCGCAACCTCCCCGACTCACTCAGCAACGTCCAGCAAGTCACACACGCCCCACACGCTCCAAACGTCTCATTCAGCACCAACACCTTCTGTCCCTACCAAAACCACACACACCACAGGTCCACCGTCGGGAACATCCTTCCGGACCACCACAGCCTTCCCCAGCCCGTCAAGCCCCGAGACCACCATCTCCTCCTACGTGTCCGCCTCCACCACGTCTTCGGTGACCAGCACCTCCCATCTGGTCATCAGCCCAACACACCAACagaccccctctccccactccactgCCAGACACACTGGAACCCCACCATCAGCTCCCCACAGCCCCGGCACAGGCACACAGCCCACGCACACAAAACCCCCATTGACGCGGACCACCGCCACCCCTACCTCGGTCAGCACAGTCAACACCTCCACCTCCCCACGGTCACATCCAACATCACCGATCCACGAGGAGGCATCTTCCGCCCATCCCACCACCATCTCCAACCACGCTCCGAGGACAGTGACCACGACTTCCTGGACTCGCTCAGCAGTGACGAGCAAGCCGCACACTCCCCACACCTCTCACACTGCATCCTCGCCTGCTGTCCCCACCAGCACAGTCCACACCACAGGTCCCCCTACCGGGACATCCTTCCGGACTACCACCGCCTTCCACACCCCTTCCCGCACCGAGACCACCCTCTCCACTCAAACGTCTGCCTCCAGCACGTCCTCGGTGACCCCTACCTCCCATCTCGTCATCAGTCCAACGCAACACCCGACACCCTCTCCCCATTCCACTGCCAGACACACTGGAACCCATTCCTCATCTCCCCACAGCCCCGGCACAGGCACACAGCCCACGCACACCACATCCCTACTGACACGGACCACCGCCACCCCTACCTCGGTCAGCACAGTCAACACCTCCACCTCCCCACGGTCACATCCAACATCACCTAACCACCAGGAGGCATCTTCCGCCCATCCCACCACCATCTCCAACCACGCTCCGAGGACAGTGACCACGACCTCCTGGACTCGCTCAGCAGCGACCAGCAAGCCGCACACTCCCCACACCTCTCACGCTGCATCCTCGCCTGCTGTCCCCACCAGCACAGTCCACACCACAGGTCCCCCTACCGGGACATCCTTCCGGACTACCACCACCTTCCACAGCCCTTCCCGCCCCGAGACCACCCTCTCCACTCAAACGTCTGCCTCCAGCACGTCCTTGGTGACACCCACCTCCCATCTTGTCATCAGTCCAACGCAACACCCGACACCCTCTCCCCATTCCACTGCCAGACACACTGGAACCCCATCCTCATCTCCCCACAGACCCGACACAGGCACACAGCCCACGCACACCACACCCCTACTGACACGGACCACCGCCAACCCTACCTCGGTCCGCACAGTCAAAACCTCCACCTCCCCACGGTCACATCCAACATCACCCATCCACCAGGAGGCCTCCTCAACCCACTCCAGGACCACTTCCAACCAGACTCCTAGGACGGGATTCGCAACCTCCCCGACTCACTCAGCAACGGCCAGCAAGTCACACACGCCCCACACACTCCAAACGTCTCATTCAGCGCCCACACCTTCTGTCCCTACCAAAACCACACACACCACAGGTCCACCGTCGGGAACATCCTTCCGGACCACCACAGCCTTCCCCAGCCCATCAAGCCCCGAGACCACCATCTCCTCCTACGTGTCCGCCTCCACCACGTCTTCAGTGACCAGCACCTCCCATCTGGTCATCAGCCCAACACACCAACcgaccccctctccccactccactgCCAGACACACTGGAACTCCACCCTCATCTCCCCACAGACCCGGCACAGGCACACAGCCCACGCACACCACACCCCTACTGACACGGACCACGGCCACCCCTACCTCCGTCAGCACAGTCAAAACCTCCACCTCCCGAGGGTCACATCCAACATCACCCATCCACCAGGAGGCCTCCTCAACCCACTCCAGCACCACTTCCAACCAGACTCCGAGGACGGGATTCGCAACCCCCACGACTCACTCCGCAACGGCCAGCAAGTCACACACGCCCCACACGCTCCAAACGTCTCACTCAGCGCCCACACCTTCTGTCCCTACCAAAACCACGCACACCACAGGTCCACCGTCAGGGACATCCTTCCGGACCACCACAGGCTTCCCCAGCCCGTCCCACCCCGAGACCACCATCTCCTCCCACGCGTCCGCCTCCACCACGTCTTCGGTGACCAGCACCTCCCATCTGGTCATCAGCCCAACACACCAACcgaccccctctccccactccactgCCAGACACACTGGAACCCCACCATCAGCTCCCCACAGCCCCGGCACAGGCACACAGCCCACGCACACAAAACCCCCATTGACGCGGACCACCGCCACCCCTACCTCGGTCAGCACAGTCAACACCTCCACCTCCCCACGGTCACGTCCAACATCACCCATCCACCAGGAGGCATCTTCCGCCCATCCCACCACCATCTCCAACCACGCTCCGAGGACAGTGACCACGACCTCCTGGACTCGCTCAGCAGTGACGAGCAAGCTGCACACTCCCCACACCTCTCACGCTGCATCCTCGCCTGCTGTCCCCACCAGCACAGTCCACACCACAGGTCCCCCTACCGGGACATCCTTCCAGACTACCACCTCCTTCCACAGCCCTTCCCGCCCCAAGACCACCCTCTCCACTCAAACGTCTGCCTCCAGCACATCCTCGGTGACCCCCACCTCCCATCTTGTCATCAGTCCAACGCAACACCCGACACCCTCTCCCCATTCCACTGCCAGACACACTGGAACCCCATCCTCATCTCCCCACAGCCCCAGCACAGGCACACAGCCCACGCACACCACACCCATACTGACACGGACCACGGCCACCCCTACCTCGGTCAGCACAGTCAAAACCTCCACCTCCCCACGGTCACATCCAACATCACCCATCCACCAGGAGGCCTCTTCAACCCACTCCAGCACCACCTCCAACCAGACTCCGAGGACGGGATTCGCAACCACCCCGACTCACTCACCAACGTCCAGCAAGTCACACACGCCCCACACGCTCCAAACGTCTCATTCAGCGCCAACACCTTCTGTCCCTACCAAAACCACGCACACTACAGGTCCACCATCGGGGACATCCTTCCGGACCACCACAGCCTTCCCCAGCCCGTCAAGCCCCGAGACCACCATCTCCTCCCATGCGTCTGCCTCCACCACGTCCTCGGTGACCAGCACCTCCCATCTGGTCATCACCCCAACACACCAACcgaccccctctccccactccactgCCAGACACACTGGAACCTCACCCTCATCTCCCCACAGCCCCGGCACAGGCACACAGCCCATGCACACAAAACCCCCATTGACGCGGACCACCGCCACCCCTACCTCGGTCAGCACAGTCAACACCTCCACCTCCCCACGGTCACATCCAACATCACCGATCCACCAGGAGGCATCTTCCGCCCATCCCACCACCATCTCCAACCACGCTCCGAGGACAGTGACCACGACCTCCTGGACTCGCTCCTCAGCGACCAGCAAGCCACACACTCCCCACACCTCTCACACTGCATCCTCGCCTGCTGTCCCCACCAGCACAGTCCACACCACAGGTCCCCCTACCGGGACATCCTTCCGGACTACCACCGCCTTCCACACCCCTTCCCGCACCGAGACCACCCTCTCCACTCAAACGTCTGCCTCCAGCACGTCATCGGTGACCACCACCTCCCATCTCGTCATCAGTCCAACGCAACACCCGACACCCTCTCCCCATTCCACTGCCAGACACACTGGAACCCCATCCTCATCTCCCCACAGCCCCGGCACAGGCACACAGCCCACGCACACCACATCCCTACTGACACGGACCACCGCCACCCCTACCTCGGTCAGCACAGTCAACACCTCCACCTCCCCACGGTCACATCCAACATCACCTAACCACCAGGAGGCATCTTCCGCCCATCCCACCACCATCTCCAACCACGCTCCGAGGACAGTGACCACGACCTCCTGGACTCGCTCAGCAGCGACCAGCGAGCCGCACACTCCCCACACCTCTCACGCTGCATCCTCGCCTGCTGTCCCCACCAGCACAGTCCACACCACAGGTCCCCCTACCGGGACATCCTTCCGGACTACCACCACCTTCCACAGCCCTTCCCGCCCCGAGACCACCCTCTCCACTCAAACGTCTGCCTCCAGCACATCCTCGGTGACCCCCACCTCCCATCTTGTCATCAGTCCAACGCAACACCCGACACCCTCTCCCCATTCCACTGCCAGACACACTGGAACCCCAACCTCATCTCCCCACAGACCCGACACAGGCACACAGCCCACGCACACCACACCCCTACTGACACGGACCACCGCCAACCCTACCTCGGTCCGCACAGTCAAAACCTCCACCTCCCCACGGTCACATCCAACATCACCCATCCACCAGGAGGCCTCCTCAACCCACTCCAGGACCACTTCCAACCAGACTCCAAGGACGGGATTCACAACCTCCCCGACTCACTCAGCAACGGCCAGCAAGTCACACACGCCCCACACACTCCAAACGTCTCATTCAGCGCCCACACCTTCTGTCCCTACCAAAACCACACACACCACAGGTCCACCGTCGGGGACATCCTTCCGGACCACCACAGCCTTCCCCAGCCCGTCAAGCCCCGAGACCACCATTTCCTCCCACGCGTCCACCTCCACCACGTCTTCGGTGACCAGAACCTCCCATCTGGTCATCAGCCCAACACACCAACcaaccccctctccccactccactgCCAGACACACTGGAACCCCACCATCAGCTCCCCACAGCCCCGGCACAGGCACACAGCCCACGCACACAAAACCCCCATTGACGCGGACCACCGCCACCCCTACCTCGGTCAGCACAGTCAACACCTCCACCTCCCCACGGTCACATCCAACATCACCGATCCACCAGGAGGCATCTTCCGCCCATCCCACCACCATCTCCAACCACGCTCCGAGGACAGTGACCACGACCTCCTGGACTCGCTCAGCAGTGACGAGCAAGCCGCACACTCCCCACACCTCTCACACTGCATCCTCACCTGCTGTCCCCACCAGCACAGTCCACACCACAGGTCCCCCTACCGGGACATCCTTCCGGACTACCACCTCCTTCCACAGCCCTTCCCGCCCCAAGACCACCCTCTCCACTCAAACGTCTGCCTCCAGCACATCCTCGGTGACCCCCACCTCCCATCTTGTCATCAGTCCAACGCAACACCCGTCACCCTCTCCCCATTCCACTGCCAGACACACTGGAACCCCATCCTCATCTCCCCACAGCCCCAGCACAGGCACACAGCCCACGCACACCACACCCATACTGACACGGACCACCGCCACCCCTACCTCGGTCAGTACAGTCAAAACCTCCACGTCCCGAGGGTCACATCCAACATCACCCATCCACCAGGAGGCCTCTTCAACCCACTCCAGCACCACCTCCAACCAGACTCCGAGGACGGGATTCACAACCTCCCCGACTCACTCAGCATCGGCCAGCAAGTCACACACGCCCCACACGCTCCAAACGTCTCATTCAGCGCCCACACTTTCTGTCCCTACCAAAACCACGCACACCACAGGTCCACCGTCGGGAACATCCTTCCGGACCACCACAGCCTTCCCCAGCCCGTCAAGCCCCGAGACCACCATCTCCTCCCATGCGTCCACCTCCACCACATCTTCGGTGACCAGCACCTCCCATCTGGTCATCAGCCCAACACACCAACcgaccccctctccccactccactgCCAGACACACTGGAACCCCATCCCCGTCTCCACACAGCCCCGGCACAGGCACACAGCCCACGCACACCACACCCCTACTGACACGGACCACGGCCACCCCTACCTCGGTCAGCACAGTCAAAACTTCCACCTCCCCACCATCATATCCAACATCACCTATCCACCAGGAGGCATCTTCCGCCCGTCCCACCACCATCTCCAACCACGCTCCGAGGACAGTGACCACGACCTCCTGGACTCGCTCAGCAGTGACCAGCGAGCCGCACACTCCCCACACCTCTCACGCTGCATCCTCGCCTGCTGTCCCCACCAGCACAGTCCACACCACAGGTCCCCCTACCGGGACATCCTTCCTAACTACCACCGCCTTCCACAGCCCTTCCCGCCCCGAGACCACCCTCTCCACTCACATGTCTGCCTCCAGCACATCCTCGGTgacccccacctcccatctcgTCATCAGCCCAACATACGAA
It encodes the following:
- the MUC6 gene encoding mucin-6 isoform X1 encodes the protein MLGPQLLLLLSYGGTLLVAGLNETSFVHPDLQRLQNSSQTAPDRGWCSTWGAGHFSTFDGHVYDFLGTCNYIFAATCKDTSPTFSVQLRRGPGGGISRVIVELGASVVTVQKAVISVKDVGVIGLPYTSNGLQITPFGQNVQLVAKQLELELVVMWGPGTHLMVLVEKRHMGKLCGLCGDFNGEQTNEFLSEEGKFLEPHTYAALQTLDDPDEMCTYKAVPNPQVPQAEHAQTCTQLLTLVAPECNVPKEPFTWSCQVDMAECVLRGQHNCSCATLSEYSRQCSMAGQAVSNWRGPGLCPVTTCPANQVYQECGETCVKTCSNPQHTCSSFCTFGCFCPKGTVLDDISRNHTCVPVAQCPCMLNGVVYAPGEVVTAACQTCQCTTGHWKCTEQPCPQRCSLEGGSFVTTFDARPYRFHGTCTYILLQSPQLPDGASLVASYDKSGYSHSETALAAIIYMSREDKIVISQDEVLTHNGNTKWLPYKTRNITVFRQTSTHIQMTTTFGLELVIQLEPVFQAYITIGPQFRGQTRGLCGTFNGDTTDDFMASTGIVEGTASLFVDSWRTGNCPASLERETDPCSMSQLNKVCAETHCSVLVRNGSVFEKCHAMVNPRPFYKRCVYQACNYEETLLHVCAALSDYARACATRGILLRDWRNSVDNCTTPCTGNQTFGYDTRACGRTCLSLSDHAAECHPSAVPVDGCNCPEGTYLNHKAQCVQKAQCPCLLDSNKFILADQSAMVNGVICYCINGRLSCPGRPQMLLATCSAPKTFQSCNESSENTFGAACAPTCQMLATGTPCVPTRCEPGCVCAEGLYENANGQCVPPEECPCEFAGASYPPGAELHTDCRTCTCSRGKWTCWQSARCSSTCALYGEGHVVTFDGQRFMFDGSCGYILTTDGCGANNSQPTFTVLTENVVCGKSGVTCSRSIKISLGGLSIVLADRNYTVSGEDPHVHFRVNAGSLNLVLDITISNRYNLTLVWNKHMTIFIKITRATQDALCGLCGNYNGNMKDDFETRSNYVASSELEFVNSWKDSPLCGDTSLALDPCSLNTFRRAWAERKCGIINSPTFASCHSQVYHLPYYEACVQDACGCDTTGDCECLCDAVAAYAKACLDKGVCVDWRTPDFCPIYCDYYNTHTHEDGVYQYDQDANCTWHYQPCLCPQHPQSLPDTNTEGCYNCSQHEYFDQNTGTCVPCMSPPTTPRPTTESPRTISAITPWATSAPTPTTTLKSTSTVPTETQTTMKFTASMFSSAMQSTARSTEHTTAAPRTKEISETPRGPPATSQKHTSTRNTPVTTETKSMEATRSQESTVTENGEQTTPYLPHTTHKTQTTQTSRITNTPLTLHTTHGFHPKPSPNVPTNTVHTTGPPTGTSFRTTTAFPSPSHPETTLSTHKSASSTSSVTQTSHLVISPTHQPTPSPHSTARHTGTLPSSPHSPGTGTQPTHTKSPLTRTTATPTSVSTVNTSTSPRSHPTSPIHQEASSAHPTTISNHAPRTVTTTSWTRSAVTSKPHTPHTSHAASSPAVPTSTVHTTGPPTGTSFRTTTAFPSPSRPETTLSTQMSASSTSLVTPTSHLVISPTQHPTPSPHSTARHTGTPSSSPHSPGTGTQPTHTTPLLTRTTATPTSVSTVNTSTSPRSHPTSPIHQEASSAHPTTISNHAPRTVTTTSWTRSAATSKPHTPHTSHPASSPALATSTVHTTGPPTGTSFRTTTAFPSPSRPETTLSTQTSASSTSSVTPTSHLVISPTQHPTPSPHSTARHTGTPSSSPHRPGTGTQPTHTTPLLTRTTATPTSVSTVNTSTSPRSHPTSPIHQEASSAHPTTISNHAPRTVTTTSWTHSAVTSEPHTAHNSHAASSPAVPTSTVHTTGPPTGTSFRTTTAFPSPSRPETTFSTHTSASSTSSVTPTSHLVISPTQHPTPSPHSTARHTGTPSSSPHSPSTGTQPTHTTLLLTRTTATPTSVRTARTSTTRQSYPSAPIHQEASSTHSSTTSNQTPRTGFTTSPTHSATASKSHTPHTLQTSHSAPTPSVPTKTTHTTGPPSGTSFRTTTAFPSPSSPETTISSHASASTTSSVTSTSHLVISPTHQPTPSPHSTARHTGTPPSAPHSPGTGTQATHTKPPLTRTTATPTSVSTVNTSTSPRSHPTSPIHQEASSAHPTTISNHAPRTVTTTSWTRSAVTSKPHTPHTSHAASSPAVPTSTVHTTGPPTGTSFQTTTSFHSPSRPKTTLSTQTSASSTSSVTPTSHLVISPTQHPTPSPHSTARHTGTPSSSPHSPSTGTQPTHTTPILTRTTSTPTSVSTVKTSTSPRSRPTSPIHQEASSTHSSTTSNQTPKTGFATSPTHSATSSKSHTPHTLQTSHSAPTPSVPTKTTHTTGPPSGTSFRTTTAFPSPSSPETTISSYVSASTTSSVTSTSHLVISPTHQQTPSPHSTARHTGTPPSSPHRPGTGTQPTHTTPLLTRTTATPTSVSTVKTSTSPRSHPTSPIHQEASSAHPTTISKQAPKTVTTTSWTRSAVTREPHTAHNSHAASSPAVPTSTVHTTGPPTGTSFRTTTAFPSPSRPKTTLSTHTSASSTSSVTPTSHLVISPTHQPTPSPHSTARHTGTPPSSPHSPSTGTQPTHTTPLLTRTTATPTSVSTVKTSTSRGSHPTSPIHQEASSTHSSTTSNQTPRTGFATPTTHSATASKSHTPHTLQTSHSAPTPSVPTKTTHTTGPLSGTSFRTTTDFPSPSHPETTISSHASASTTSSVTSTSHLVISPTHQPTPSPHSTARHTGTPPSAPHSPGTGTQATHTKPPLTWTTATPTSVSTVNTSTSPRSHPTSPIHQEASSAHPTTISNHAPRTVTTTSWTRSAVTSKPHTPHTSHAASSPAVPTSTVHTTGPPTGTSFQTTTSFHSPSRPKTTLSTQTSASSTSSVTPTSHLVISPTQHPTPSPHSTARHTGTPTSSPHSPSTGTQPTHTTPILTRTTSTPTSVSTVKTSTSPRSHPTSPIHQEASSTHSSTTSNQTPKTGFATSPTHSATSSKSHTPHTLQTSHSAPTPSVPTKTTHTTGPPSGTSFRTTTAFPSPSSPETTISSYVSASTTSSVTSTSHLVISPTHQQTPSPHSTARHTGTPPSAPHSPGTGTQPTHTKPPLTRTTATPTSVSTVNTSTSPRSHPTSPIHEEASSAHPTTISNHAPRTVTTTSWTRSAVTSKPHTPHTSHTASSPAVPTSTVHTTGPPTGTSFRTTTAFHTPSRTETTLSTQTSASSTSSVTPTSHLVISPTQHPTPSPHSTARHTGTHSSSPHSPGTGTQPTHTTSLLTRTTATPTSVSTVNTSTSPRSHPTSPNHQEASSAHPTTISNHAPRTVTTTSWTRSAATSKPHTPHTSHAASSPAVPTSTVHTTGPPTGTSFRTTTTFHSPSRPETTLSTQTSASSTSLVTPTSHLVISPTQHPTPSPHSTARHTGTPSSSPHRPDTGTQPTHTTPLLTRTTANPTSVRTVKTSTSPRSHPTSPIHQEASSTHSRTTSNQTPRTGFATSPTHSATASKSHTPHTLQTSHSAPTPSVPTKTTHTTGPPSGTSFRTTTAFPSPSSPETTISSYVSASTTSSVTSTSHLVISPTHQPTPSPHSTARHTGTPPSSPHRPGTGTQPTHTTPLLTRTTATPTSVSTVKTSTSRGSHPTSPIHQEASSTHSSTTSNQTPRTGFATPTTHSATASKSHTPHTLQTSHSAPTPSVPTKTTHTTGPPSGTSFRTTTGFPSPSHPETTISSHASASTTSSVTSTSHLVISPTHQPTPSPHSTARHTGTPPSAPHSPGTGTQPTHTKPPLTRTTATPTSVSTVNTSTSPRSRPTSPIHQEASSAHPTTISNHAPRTVTTTSWTRSAVTSKLHTPHTSHAASSPAVPTSTVHTTGPPTGTSFQTTTSFHSPSRPKTTLSTQTSASSTSSVTPTSHLVISPTQHPTPSPHSTARHTGTPSSSPHSPSTGTQPTHTTPILTRTTATPTSVSTVKTSTSPRSHPTSPIHQEASSTHSSTTSNQTPRTGFATTPTHSPTSSKSHTPHTLQTSHSAPTPSVPTKTTHTTGPPSGTSFRTTTAFPSPSSPETTISSHASASTTSSVTSTSHLVITPTHQPTPSPHSTARHTGTSPSSPHSPGTGTQPMHTKPPLTRTTATPTSVSTVNTSTSPRSHPTSPIHQEASSAHPTTISNHAPRTVTTTSWTRSSATSKPHTPHTSHTASSPAVPTSTVHTTGPPTGTSFRTTTAFHTPSRTETTLSTQTSASSTSSVTTTSHLVISPTQHPTPSPHSTARHTGTPSSSPHSPGTGTQPTHTTSLLTRTTATPTSVSTVNTSTSPRSHPTSPNHQEASSAHPTTISNHAPRTVTTTSWTRSAATSEPHTPHTSHAASSPAVPTSTVHTTGPPTGTSFRTTTTFHSPSRPETTLSTQTSASSTSSVTPTSHLVISPTQHPTPSPHSTARHTGTPTSSPHRPDTGTQPTHTTPLLTRTTANPTSVRTVKTSTSPRSHPTSPIHQEASSTHSRTTSNQTPRTGFTTSPTHSATASKSHTPHTLQTSHSAPTPSVPTKTTHTTGPPSGTSFRTTTAFPSPSSPETTISSHASTSTTSSVTRTSHLVISPTHQPTPSPHSTARHTGTPPSAPHSPGTGTQPTHTKPPLTRTTATPTSVSTVNTSTSPRSHPTSPIHQEASSAHPTTISNHAPRTVTTTSWTRSAVTSKPHTPHTSHTASSPAVPTSTVHTTGPPTGTSFRTTTSFHSPSRPKTTLSTQTSASSTSSVTPTSHLVISPTQHPSPSPHSTARHTGTPSSSPHSPSTGTQPTHTTPILTRTTATPTSVSTVKTSTSRGSHPTSPIHQEASSTHSSTTSNQTPRTGFTTSPTHSASASKSHTPHTLQTSHSAPTLSVPTKTTHTTGPPSGTSFRTTTAFPSPSSPETTISSHASTSTTSSVTSTSHLVISPTHQPTPSPHSTARHTGTPSPSPHSPGTGTQPTHTTPLLTRTTATPTSVSTVKTSTSPPSYPTSPIHQEASSARPTTISNHAPRTVTTTSWTRSAVTSEPHTPHTSHAASSPAVPTSTVHTTGPPTGTSFLTTTAFHSPSRPETTLSTHMSASSTSSVTPTSHLVISPTYEPTPSPHSTARHTGTPSSSPHSPGTGTQPTHTTPLLTRTTATPTSVSTARTFTSRQSYPSAPIHQEVSSVHTSAFPSPSHPGTTLSMHTSASTTASVTPTSHLVINPTYEPTPSPYSTARHTLTSTSTMSSVSRTSHIFISPTQQPMPSPISTATHTGSSTPSPFFSSSSSISHTLTSSSSPSTSITASVSSTVYSSGASIPMLSSRSSPSPHTLLPSTLPTKPLPHVSPSSVSSTIIPPSSIKTTPGTPFSHNLSSHSTTSQSTSLTTRNPTSGIFSSTMGITSPTTNLTTGPPTISRLPTTVILTTPTSGHGSSTLPNIGSPSTVGPSVSSLVTSPSSSTGVCDVKELEEEVTYRGCTANVTVTRCEGSCPASASFNIYTNQVDTHCSCCHPVSSYQKQFVLPCSDPEVLGQQLVLTLQMFSSCACSPQHCGV